The following is a genomic window from Sphingobacterium spiritivorum.
AATATTTCCTATCTTTAGTTTTATATTCATTTTTCAAACCATGAAATATCTATGTACTACAGGCTGCACAAACACCAATGAATATAGTTTGGATATTCCATATGGCCATTGAAAATCAAATTATAGACATATGAAAGAGGTCGATTATTTTCAGATAGACGAGTTACTGACAGAAGAACAGCTTATGATACGGAATACCGTTCGCGAATTCGTGAACAAGGAGATCCGCCCGGTCATAGATGAGGCCGCACAACAGCACAAGGATATACCCGGTCTGATGCAAAAACTGGGCGCAATAGGTGCGCTCGGACCCTATATTCCGCAGGAGTACGGAGGAGCCGGACTGGATCAGCTTTCTTACGGACTGATTATGCAGGAGCTGGAAGCCGGAGATTCAGCTGTCCGCTCTGCTGCGTCTGTACAGTCTTCTCTGGTCATGTTTCCGATCTACACCTATGGAAGTGAGGAACAGAAGCGTAAATTTCTGCCAAAACTTGCCACCGGAGAACTGATAGGAAGTTTTGGACTTACAGAACCCAATCACGGCTCTGATCCGACAGCAATGGAAACCCGCCTGTCCAAAGACAGGGACGGATATATACTCAACGGAGCAAAGATGTGGATCACCAATGCTCCCGTGTGTGATCTGGCAGTCGTATGGGCGCGGGATGAGGAAGGGAAGGTAAGGGGAATTATTGTGGAGAGGGAGATGAAGGGTTTTACAACTCCCGAGACGCATAATAAGTGGTCGCTGCGGGCTTCGAAGACAGGAGAGCTTATATTTGAAGATGTACGTATACCGCAAGAGAACATACTTCCCGATGTCAGTTCTATGAAAGGGCCTTTGTCCTGTCTCAATTCAGCCCGCTACGGTATATCATGGGGAGTCATAGGAGCAGCAGTAGATTGCTATCAGACTGCCCTTCGCTACAGTCTGGAGCGACAACAATTCGGAAAGCCTGTTGC
Proteins encoded in this region:
- a CDS encoding acyl-CoA dehydrogenase family protein, whose product is MKEVDYFQIDELLTEEQLMIRNTVREFVNKEIRPVIDEAAQQHKDIPGLMQKLGAIGALGPYIPQEYGGAGLDQLSYGLIMQELEAGDSAVRSAASVQSSLVMFPIYTYGSEEQKRKFLPKLATGELIGSFGLTEPNHGSDPTAMETRLSKDRDGYILNGAKMWITNAPVCDLAVVWARDEEGKVRGIIVEREMKGFTTPETHNKWSLRASKTGELIFEDVRIPQENILPDVSSMKGPLSCLNSARYGISWGVIGAAVDCYQTALRYSLERQQFGKPVASYQLQQKKLAEFLTEITKAQLLSWRLGVLKNEGKATPQQISMAKRNNVNMALQIARESRQMLGAMGIVGEFPIMRHMMNLESVITYEGTHDIHLLITGQDITGISAF